TGCAGTCGCTCGGCGGCGTGGCCTACACCCGGCGCCGGGCCGCCCTCGGGCGCAAGCCCGGCCGCGCCAAGGGCCGTGAGGTCGGCTACCGGCATGACGCCCACATCCTCGAGATCCGGCTGCCCGCGGATATCGAGCCGTTCCGCCTGACCCGCAAGCGGCTGAAGTACCGCGAAGCAGGTGGCGGTGGACGCCCGATGCGGTTCATCGAGAGCATCGAGCCGGCCGGTCGCGCTGAAGCGGTGTGCATCCAGGTCGCGGCGGAAGACTCGCTGTATGTCACCGACGACCACCTGCTGACGCACAACACTCTCAACGAAGCCTTCATCATCCTCGACGAGGCCCAGAACACCACGCCCGAGCAGATGAAGATGTTCCTCACCCGGCTCGGCTTCGGGTCCAAGATCGTCGTCACCGGCGACATCACCCAGGTCGACCTGCCCAGCGGGCAGCGCAGCGGTCTCCGCGTGGTGCGCGACATCCTCACCGGCGTCGAGGACCTCCACTTCGCCGAACTGACCAGCCAGGACGTCGTCCGGCACCGGCTCGTCGCGAGCATCGTCGACGCCTACGAGAAGTGGCAGGCCGTGCAGGACGCCCAGCAGACCGACGGCTGGAAGGGCAACCGGCGGTGAGCATCGAGATCGCCAACGAGTCCGGCGTCGACGTCGACGAGACGTCCATCGTCTCCGCCGCGCGCTACGCCCTCGACAAGATGGAGGTCAGCCCGCTCGCCGAGCTGTCCATCCTCCTCGTCACCCTCGACGTCATGGAAGACCTCCACGAACGCTGGATGGACCTGCCCGGGCCCACCGACGTCATGGCCTTCCCGATGGACGAGCTCGACTCCTCCCGCCGCCCGGACGCGCCCGACGCGTCCCCGGCGCTGCTCGGGGACATCGTGCTCTGCCCGGCGTTCGCCAAGGACCAGGCCAAGACCGCGGGCCACGGCCTGATCGACGAGCTGCACCTGCTCACCGTGCACGGCTGCCTGCACCTCCTCGGCTACGACCACGCCGAACCCGCCGAGGAACGCGAGATGTTCGCCCTCCAGAAGCGCATCCTCGGCGAGTACCAGGACGCGGTCGCCGCCCTGGAGAAGCAGGACGCCCAGCGCAACACCGACGACCGCGTCCTCGGCATCGCGGGGCTCGCCGCCGCCGAACCACCCGCCGCCGAACCACCCGCCGGGGAAACGCCCTAGGCGCCAGCCATGGATCAGCTCCTCTTCGCGATCGCGCTCGTTCTCCTCGCGGGCGTGTTCGCAGCGGCCGACGCGGCCATCAGCAGCGTCTCGCAGGCCCGGGCCGAAGGACTAGCCCGGCTCGGCCTGCCCGGCGCGAGCCAGCTCGCCGCCGTCGTCGCCGAACGACGGCGGCACATCAACCTGCTGCTCCTGCTCCGCCTCGGCTGCGAACTCACCGCGACCGTGCTCGTCACCGTCGCCCTCGGCACCCGCATCCGGCCACTCGGCCTCGCGGTGTTCGTCGCCGCCGTCGTGATGGTCGTCGTCAGCTACGTCCTCATCGGCGTCGGCCCCCGCACCCTCGGCCGCCAGCACCCCTACCGCATCGGCCGCTACGTAGCCGGGCCCGTCCGCGTCCTCGGTTCCGTCCTCGGCCCGCTGTCCCGGCTGCTCATCCTCATCGGTAACGCCATCACGCCCGGCCAGGGCTTCCGCGAAGGCCCGTTCACCTCCGAAGTCGAGCTGCGCGAGCTCGTCGACCTCGCTCAGGAACGCGGCGTCGTCGAGGACTCCGAACGCGAGATGATCCACTCGGTGTTCGAGCTCGGCGACACGGTCGCCCGCGAGGTCATGGTGCCGCGCACCGAGATCGTCTGGATCGAGCGCACCAAGACCGTCCGCCAGGCACTGGCCCTGGCCCTGCGCACCGGCTTCACCCGGCTGCCGGTCATCGACGAGTCGGTCGACGACATCGCCGGCGTCGTCAACATCAAGGACCTCATGGCGGCCTCCCTCGAGCCCGACGGGCCGGGCACGCTCGTCACCGCCGTGATGAACCAGGCCTCCTTCGTCCCCGACTCGAAACGGCTCGACGAGCTGCTCAAGGAAATGCAGCGCTCGCACAACCACATGGCGATCGCCGTCGACGAGTACGGCGGCACGGCGGGCCTGCTCACCATCGAAGACGTCCTCGAGGAGATCGTCGGCGAGATCACCGACGAGTCCGACGGCGACGAGCGCCCCGAGGTCGAGGAACTCGACGACGGCGCCGTCCGCGTGTCGTCCCGGATGAGCGTCGACGACCTGGGTGAACTGTTCGGCATCGACCTCGAAGACCACGACGTGGAGACCGTGGGCGGGCTGCTCGCGGAACGACTGGGTAGGGTCCCGCTGCCGGGGGCCGAAGCCGAGGTCGCCGGCCTTCGGCTGTTCGCCGAAGGGGGCAAGGACCGGCGCGGCCGCATGCGGATCACCTCCGTGGTCGTGCACCCGGCCGACGCCGACGCGGTGACCGACCCGGTCGACCGGACGCGCCGCCGGACGCGCCCGCCCCACACCGACGAACGCGACAGGAGCGTCGAACATGCCTGACCTCGAGGCCGAGGACCGGAAACTGGTCACGCTGGCCAGGTCCTCGCGCGCCCGCATCCAGGCCCCCGAGGGCGCCGCGGTCCGCGACACCGACGGCCGCACGTACGCCGCCGGCACGGTCGACCAGCCGTCGTTCAAGCTGACCGCGCTCCAGGCCGCGGTCGCCGCCGCGCTGTCCAGCGGCGCCGAGGGCATCGAGGCCGCCGCCGTCGTCACCGGCGAAGGGCTCCTCAAGGGCGCGTCCGTGCACGCCGTCCGCGACATCGCGAAGTACGCGCCGATCATCCTCGCCGACCCGGACGGCGAAGTCCTCGAGGTGCTGACCCGATGACCGAACACCGCTCCGGCTTCGCCTGCTTCGTCGGCCGCCCCAACGCCGGCAAGTCGACGCTGACCAACGCCCTCGTCGGCACCAAGGTCGCGATCACCTCCAGCAAGCCGCAGACCACCCGGCACGCCATCCGCGGCATCGTCCACCGCGAAGACGCCCAGCTCGTCCTCATCGACACGCCGGGCCTGCACCGCCCGCGCACCCTGCTCGGCGAGCGGCTCAACGACATCGTCCACACGACATGGTCCGAAGTGGACGTCGTCGGCCTGTGCGTGCCGGCGAACGAGAAGATCGGGCCCGGCGACAAGTTCATCGCCGCCGAGCTGCAGAAGATCGCCAAGCGAACCCCGGTGATCGGGATCGTCACCAAGACCGACCTCGTCCAGCCCCAGCAGGTCGCCGAACAGTTGCTTGCCCTGCAGCAAGTGATGGAGTTCGCCGAGCTCGTCCCGGTGTCCGCAGTGGACGGATTCCAGGTCGGCACGCTGACCGACCTGCTGGTCCGGCGGCTGCCCGAGGGCCCGCAGCTCTACCCGGGCGGCGAGCTCACCGACGAGCCCGAGCAGACCCTGGTCGCCGAGCTGATCCGCGAGGCCGCGCTGGAAGGCGTCCGCGACGAGCTGCCGCACTCGATCGCCGTCACCGTCGAGGAAATGCTGCCCCGCGAAGGCCGCGACGACCTGATCGACGTGCACGCGTTCCTCTACGTCGAACGCCCCAGCCAGAAGGGGATCATCCTGGGGCACAAGGGCGAACGGCTGCGCGAAGTCGGCGCCACCGCCCGCAAGCACATTGAGGGGCTGCTCGGCTCGAAGGTCTACCTCGACTTGCACATCAAGGTGGCCAAGGACTGGCAGCGCGACCCCCGCCAGCTGCGCCGGCTCGGCTTCTGACCTGGGAGTTCCCCCGGCGGAAGAATTCCTGATCTCATTTAGGTCGCGGCGGGAGGAAACGCCGGACGCGAGCCCCTCCGGCCCCCTACAGTCTCGGCTTCGACCACACCGCAGCCGGTCGGGGCGGCAGCGGACCCGGTGGTCGTCCATGGAGCACGACGAAGGGGATCAAGCAATCATGACCGACAGCCAGGGCATGCCCAACTACCCCGGCGACCAGCCGAACTACCCCGGCGGTCAGCCGGGTGGCTACCAGCCGGGGCCGCCGCCGAGCAACAACCTCGTCTGGGCCATCCTCACCACCCTGTTCTGCTGCCTCCCGTTCGGCGTCGTGTCGATCGTGCAGGCCGCGAAGGTGAACGGGCTGTGGGCGCAGGGCCAGCACGCCGCGGCGCAGGAAACCGCCAACTCCGCGAAGAAGTGGGCGATCATCTCCGCCGTCGTCGGCGTCGCGTGGATCGTCCTGGCGGTCATCCTCTCGATCGCCGGCGTCTTCACGTTCGGCACCACGCCGCGCTACTGACGTAGCCGAGCAGCAGGAGGACCCCGGTGACCGACCAGTACCCGCCGCCGTACCCGCCCCCGGGCGGGCCACCGCCCGGCTACGGCTACGGCTACCCGCCCCCGAACTACGGGCCGCCGCCGGACAACAACATGGTGTGGGCGATCCTGTCCACCGTGTTGTGCTGTCTGCCCCTGGGTGTCGTCTCGATCGTGAAGTCAAGCCAGGTCAGTTCACTCTGGTTCCAGGGCTTCCACGCCGAGGCGCATAAGGCCGCCGACGACGCCCGCAAGTGGGCGATGTGGTCGGCCATCGCGACCGGGATCCTCCTGCTGCTCTACGTCGTCTTTTTCTTCTTCATCCTCGGGACGGTGGCGTGGTTGCCGAGATGACCACCACGACCGTCTACACGGGAATCCCCGCCCGCGGCACGAAAGCTACGCTGCGGGCGCTCGCGCCGCCGCTGGCCGTCGTCGCCGGGCTCGGCGTCTGCTGCGCGGCGGTCTGGGTCGGCGACCCCACCACCCCGGGCGGGTTTCTCCCGGTCTGCCCGACCAAGACGCTCTTCGGCATCGACTGCCCGGGCTGCGGCGGCATGCGGATGGCCTACAGCGTGATGCACGGCGACATCCCCGCGGCCCTGCACTACAACGCCGTGTCCTTCGTGGTCGTGCTCCTGTTCGTGTGGAGCATGGTCGCGTGGACCACCGGACGCCTGCGCGGGCGCGCGCTGCTCAGCTGGCTGCACTGGCGTTGGACGCCACTGGTGTTTTCGGTGGTGTTCGTCGTCTGGTTCGTCATCCGCAACCTGCCGTTCGCGCCGTTCACGGCCCTGCACGTCTGATTCGGACGGACGGGAACCGGCGCGCCGGTTCCCGCGTCGGAGCCAAGCGTGCGGTTCACCCGGACAGCTGATGCCTGGGCAGCGCGGCCGAACCCGAACGGAGTACGCTCCCGCGGACCGCGCCGTACGCCAGGGCGTGTTCCGCACGGGGTGTGCGGGTGGAGTGACCAGCGAGGGGGAGACCCAATGACCGATCCCTACGGCCAGCAGTCCTTCGGGCAGCAGCCCGGCGGCCAGCAGCCGTTCGGACAGCCGCAGCCGGGGCAGGCGCCGTACGGCCAGCCCTACGGGCAGCCGGCGCCGTTCGGGCAGCCCGCGCCGTTCGGCCAGCAGGGCAATCCCTTCGGTCCGCCGCGGAACTACGCGAACTGGGGGCAGCGCGCCGGTGCCTACCTGATCGACATCGCCCCGGTGCTGGTTCTCGACCTCTTGGCGCTCGTGCTGACGGCCAGCGGCGCGCGGTTCGTCGGCCTCATCCTGTACGTGCTCGGCGGGCTCGCGGGCCTGGGGTGGTCCATCTACAACCGGTGGATCCAGCAGGGCAACACCGGCCAGTCCCTCGGCAAGCGCGTCCTCGGGATCAAGCTGGTCTCCGAACAGACCGGGCAGCCGGTCGGCGTGGGCACGGCCTTCCTCCGCGACCTCGCCCACATCGCCGACGCCCTGCCCTGCTACCTCGGCTTCCTGTGGCCGCTGTGGGACGACAAGACCCAGACGTTCGCGGACAAGATCGTGAATACCGTAGTGGTGCAGGCCGACGCGTCGGCCCCCGCCGGCCAGGCCCCGTTCGGCCAGCCGGGCGCGCAGCCGTTCGCCGGTGGCTACCCGCCGCCGGGCCAGCAGCCGGGCCAGCCCGGTCAGTTCGGCCAGCCGCAGTCCGGCGGCTTCGGCCAGCCCGCCCCGGGTGGGTTCGGTCAGCAGCCGCCCTCGGGTGGTTTCCCGCAGCAGCCGCCGTCCGGCGGGTTCGGCCAGCCGCCGTCGGGTGGTTTCGGTCAGCCGCCGCAGCAGGGCGCGTTCGGTCAGCCGCCGCAGCCGGGCGGTTTCGGCCAGCAGCCGCCCGCCCCGCCGTCGGGTGGCCCGGCCTTCGAAGAGGGCGAGCGCACCCAGATGCTCCGCCCGGACGCCGGGGGCGGGTCCGCCTTCGACGAGCAGGCCGAGCGCACCCAGATGCTGCGTCCCGAAGGCCAGGGCGGGGCCGGGGAAACCCAGAAGCTCCAGCAGGGCCAGTTCGGGCAGCCGCCGACCGATCAGCCGCCGCAGCGCTGAGAAGACAGTTCCGCACCACCGCCGGGGTCGCCCGGGGGAAGTTCACGAATAGTTGGGGTAGAAGTTCATGACCAATCCCTACGGCCAGCAGCAGCCCTACGGCCAGCAGCCGCAGCAGCCGCAGCCCGGCTACGGCCCGCCGTCCGGCGGCATGCCCGCGCCCTACGGCCAGCCCGCGCCGTACGGCCAGCCGCCCACCGGGGGCTTCGGCGCTCCCGGCTACGGTGCCCCCGGCTATGGTGGTGCCCCCGGCTATGGCGCGCCCGGCGGTCCCGGCGACATCAACGCCATCAAGGACTACAAGGGCTGGGCGATCGGCTGCATCTTCCTCATGTGGATCCTCGCGATCTTCGCGATCATGAAGTCCAACGAGGTCAACACGTACAAGATGCAGGGCAACTACGCGATGGCGGAGCAGGCCTCCAACACCACGCGCACGCTGTGCCTGATCGCCACCGTCATCGGGGCGATCGGCTGGATCTTCGCGATCATCATGATCATCATCTCGATCACGGCCGTCGCGTCCATCCCGACGTACTGCACCGGTTACTCCTGCTGAATCCGGGTC
This window of the Amycolatopsis balhimycina FH 1894 genome carries:
- a CDS encoding PhoH family protein, whose protein sequence is MRFIESIEPAGRAEAVCIQVAAEDSLYVTDDHLLTHNTLNEAFIILDEAQNTTPEQMKMFLTRLGFGSKIVVTGDITQVDLPSGQRSGLRVVRDILTGVEDLHFAELTSQDVVRHRLVASIVDAYEKWQAVQDAQQTDGWKGNRR
- the ybeY gene encoding rRNA maturation RNase YbeY — its product is MSIEIANESGVDVDETSIVSAARYALDKMEVSPLAELSILLVTLDVMEDLHERWMDLPGPTDVMAFPMDELDSSRRPDAPDASPALLGDIVLCPAFAKDQAKTAGHGLIDELHLLTVHGCLHLLGYDHAEPAEEREMFALQKRILGEYQDAVAALEKQDAQRNTDDRVLGIAGLAAAEPPAAEPPAGETP
- a CDS encoding hemolysin family protein: MDQLLFAIALVLLAGVFAAADAAISSVSQARAEGLARLGLPGASQLAAVVAERRRHINLLLLLRLGCELTATVLVTVALGTRIRPLGLAVFVAAVVMVVVSYVLIGVGPRTLGRQHPYRIGRYVAGPVRVLGSVLGPLSRLLILIGNAITPGQGFREGPFTSEVELRELVDLAQERGVVEDSEREMIHSVFELGDTVAREVMVPRTEIVWIERTKTVRQALALALRTGFTRLPVIDESVDDIAGVVNIKDLMAASLEPDGPGTLVTAVMNQASFVPDSKRLDELLKEMQRSHNHMAIAVDEYGGTAGLLTIEDVLEEIVGEITDESDGDERPEVEELDDGAVRVSSRMSVDDLGELFGIDLEDHDVETVGGLLAERLGRVPLPGAEAEVAGLRLFAEGGKDRRGRMRITSVVVHPADADAVTDPVDRTRRRTRPPHTDERDRSVEHA
- the era gene encoding GTPase Era, with the translated sequence MTEHRSGFACFVGRPNAGKSTLTNALVGTKVAITSSKPQTTRHAIRGIVHREDAQLVLIDTPGLHRPRTLLGERLNDIVHTTWSEVDVVGLCVPANEKIGPGDKFIAAELQKIAKRTPVIGIVTKTDLVQPQQVAEQLLALQQVMEFAELVPVSAVDGFQVGTLTDLLVRRLPEGPQLYPGGELTDEPEQTLVAELIREAALEGVRDELPHSIAVTVEEMLPREGRDDLIDVHAFLYVERPSQKGIILGHKGERLREVGATARKHIEGLLGSKVYLDLHIKVAKDWQRDPRQLRRLGF
- a CDS encoding CD225/dispanin family protein, producing the protein MTDSQGMPNYPGDQPNYPGGQPGGYQPGPPPSNNLVWAILTTLFCCLPFGVVSIVQAAKVNGLWAQGQHAAAQETANSAKKWAIISAVVGVAWIVLAVILSIAGVFTFGTTPRY
- a CDS encoding CD225/dispanin family protein is translated as MTDQYPPPYPPPGGPPPGYGYGYPPPNYGPPPDNNMVWAILSTVLCCLPLGVVSIVKSSQVSSLWFQGFHAEAHKAADDARKWAMWSAIATGILLLLYVVFFFFILGTVAWLPR
- a CDS encoding DUF2752 domain-containing protein — its product is MTTTTVYTGIPARGTKATLRALAPPLAVVAGLGVCCAAVWVGDPTTPGGFLPVCPTKTLFGIDCPGCGGMRMAYSVMHGDIPAALHYNAVSFVVVLLFVWSMVAWTTGRLRGRALLSWLHWRWTPLVFSVVFVVWFVIRNLPFAPFTALHV
- a CDS encoding RDD family protein, which codes for MTDPYGQQSFGQQPGGQQPFGQPQPGQAPYGQPYGQPAPFGQPAPFGQQGNPFGPPRNYANWGQRAGAYLIDIAPVLVLDLLALVLTASGARFVGLILYVLGGLAGLGWSIYNRWIQQGNTGQSLGKRVLGIKLVSEQTGQPVGVGTAFLRDLAHIADALPCYLGFLWPLWDDKTQTFADKIVNTVVVQADASAPAGQAPFGQPGAQPFAGGYPPPGQQPGQPGQFGQPQSGGFGQPAPGGFGQQPPSGGFPQQPPSGGFGQPPSGGFGQPPQQGAFGQPPQPGGFGQQPPAPPSGGPAFEEGERTQMLRPDAGGGSAFDEQAERTQMLRPEGQGGAGETQKLQQGQFGQPPTDQPPQR
- a CDS encoding CD225/dispanin family protein, with translation MTNPYGQQQPYGQQPQQPQPGYGPPSGGMPAPYGQPAPYGQPPTGGFGAPGYGAPGYGGAPGYGAPGGPGDINAIKDYKGWAIGCIFLMWILAIFAIMKSNEVNTYKMQGNYAMAEQASNTTRTLCLIATVIGAIGWIFAIIMIIISITAVASIPTYCTGYSC